CCCAACAGCAGCGCAAGAACGATCGCCGAAGCGATCTGCGCACGCGTGCGAATCCGTCCCGGAGGCACTCTCGCCAGTACGAAGAACCCGGCGATCAACGCAATGCCCATCGAAATCACGAGTCCGAACGTCGCATCTGCAAATCCGCTGTACTGAGGGTTGGACCAGTTGTCGAACTGCACCGCGTGATACATCAGGCGCACGAACATCGCCGTGCCGCAGATGATCGTTACCGGCCACACGACGCGCCAGTTCTTCAGCTCAGGCCTGTCGCCTGGGTGCAGCATGGGTTCAGTCTGACACCCTGCGCGTCACTTGATGCTGCCCATCGTGATCCCCTTGACGAAGTACCGCTGCAGCACGACGAACACGACGAGAATCGGAAGCATGACGATGACGGCCGCAGTCATCTGCAGCGGCCAGTTCGTCGCGCCGTAACTGTTCTTGAAGATACTCAGCCCGACCTCGAGCGTGCGCATGTGGAGGCTGTCGGTCGCGAGCAGCGGCCAGAAGAAGTCGGTCCAAACGCCGATGAAGGTGAACACGCCCGCGGTCGCCAGCGCCGCCTTGCTCATCGGCATGATCAGACGCCAGTAAATCTTGAACTCGCCTGCCCCGTCGAGCCGCGCGGCTTCGTCCAGCTCTATCGGTATCTGAATGAAGAACTGCCGTAGCAGAAAGATGGCGAACGCGCTGCTCACCCCCGGAACGATCAGCGCGAGATAAGTGTCGAGCCAGCCGAAGTTTCGCAGCATCAGATAGACCGGAATCTGCGTCACCGGCCCGGCGAACATCATGCTGAGCAGGAACGCGATGAAGATCGCATCGCGACCCTTGAACCGCAGTCTTGCGAACGCGTACGCCGCGAGACTGCACACGAGCAACTGGCCCAGCACCACGCACGTCGATACGAACATCGAGTTGAAAAAAAACCGCCCGACCGGGATCTCCGAACGGATCAGCACCGTCGTGTAGTTCTCCCAGTGGAACTTTGCGGGGATGAGGTTGTCGAGCGTCGGGATCGCCGTGCGGCTCTCGTGCAGGCTGACCAGCACCATCCAGACGAACGGCGCCATGAGGAACACGGCGAGCGCGATCATCAGGGTGTAGCTCAGTGCAGTCTTCGCGTGCTTCACTGCTGTCTCTATTGTGTCTCAATCGGTGGTTGGACTTGGCTGGCGTCGTATAATTGAGGTGTGAAGAAGAAGAAGTGGAGGGTCTTGGCGATCATCGCGGGTGTCGTCGCGCTTTTCGCGGTCGGCGTAGTGTTCTACTCGAACCGCGAGCACGCGGATTACGTGCGCGCTGCTAAGCTCCTTCCTACCGCGCGGCGGGAAGCCGAGGCGATGTTCGGGCCGCTGACCTGGGAGGAGTACCGCGCTGAGAACGGGATCACTGTCGAAGACGATCTGTCGAAGTGGGAGGACGTCGCAGCGACCATCCCAAGGAAGGTCAAAGCTCTATATGAAACATACCCCTCTCCCGGAACCGAAAGAGCGGTTTTCATTGCCGAGCGCGACTGGTTCGATCAGATAGGCTCCCAGCTTGAAGAGCTACGGGTCATGCACGTACCGATGGCGGATGGTGAGTTCTCGGAGTACTCCTTCGGTTCACCGTGCAGGGAGATCGCCAAGGCCTTGTGGACCGGCATCCTCGGCGCGGCGGAAGAGGGGGACGCTGAGGCCGTGCTGGCGATCGCGCGCGCCAGCAACTCGATGATAGCTAAGATGGACGCTGAGCCGGCGGTCATACACCATCTCATTACGCACGCGATGGTCGCGATGTTCGACGGCGCCCTTCTGCGATCCGCCGTGAAGTACAGGAGCAATCCTGCAGTCCTTAAGAGCATCCGCACCGTGCTCGACGAACGCCCAAGAATCCCGGCGATAGGCGAAGTACTGAGCGCCGAGGCAAGAAGCAAAAGCATCCATCTGCAGCATCTTAGAAAGCTGAGTCCGTACGAGATCAACGAGTGGCTGAACGACTACGCAGGATCCGTACTTACAGCCAAGACTGAGCCGCCCCTACTAAGATTCTTATACGACGCTTGGGAGCGCGTTTCCGGAGAGAGACGCCAGACTGGAAAGCAGACAGCCGCAGCGTTAGAGGCGCGGTACTGGAAAGTCCTGGCCGAGTACGCGATACTGTTTGAGAGGCTCGTCGCCAATGAGCCCGGCGCGCGCAAGGAGATTGTTGCGCTCGCCGCCTTCATGGAAAACACCCTCGACCGCTCGTATGAAATCGCGCCTGCTCCATACTTCTCATTGCTCATCGACGGTCATATCAAATTCGGCTTTGGCGAATCGGCCTTGCGCGCGGCCGTAGAGTTGATTGAGAGATACCCTGTCCACGCAGACGTGCCGAACGCGCTGCCTTCAGACCTCTCGTTCGCTGACCCGTTCGGCGGCGATCCCATCATCTTTCGAAAGACCGCGCGCGGCTTCTTGATCTACTCGCGCTTCACCAATGAGATCGACGACGGCTTCCCCGTGGACTATCCGGATCAGCTCGGGGAGGAAGCGAGGTTCGCGTTTGCATTCGACCGGAAGGACTACGGGCTGATCGTCAGCTACGACCCGAACACGCCGGTGCCGTGATAGAATCTGCATGAAGATGAAGAAGAAGTGGAGGGTCTTGGCGATCATCGGGGGTGCCGTCGCGCTCGTCGTGGTCGGCGCGGTGTTCTACGCCAACCGCGAGCACCCGGACTACGTGCGCGCTGCGAAGCTCCTGCCAGCCGCTCGGCTGGAGGCCGAGGCAATGTTCGGGCCGCTGACGTGGGAGGAGTACCGCGCCGAGAACGGGATCAGTGGCGAAGTCGACTTAGCGAAGTGGGAGGAAGTGGCAGCGTCGATCCCAACGAGAGTCAAGGCTCAGATTGATTCACGCAGTACGCGGCGGACTGACAAGGCGGTTTTCCGGGAAGAACGGGAGTGGTTTGATCGATTTGCTAATGAAGTTGGAGAATTGCGCTTCAGGCACATCCTGATGGAGGGAGGTGAGGAGTGGGAGCTCCCGTTTACTCAATACTCAACCATTGTCAGAGCGCTGACGATCGGCATTGTCGGCGCGGCGGACGAGGGTGACGCTGACGCCGTGTTGGTCATCGGCCGGGCATCAAACAATTTTATCGCTGCGCTGAACGAAGAGCCGGCACTGATCAGCGAAATGCTGAACTACGCGTTCGTCGCCATTTTGAACCAAGGCATTCTGCAGTCTGCCGTTCGGAACAGAGACAACCCGGCCGTGCTCCAAAGCATTCGCACGGTGCTGAAAGAACGCATGCACGTACCGACCATTCGCGAAGTGATGAGCGCCCAGGCGAGAAGCATGAGCCTAGAACTGAATCGGTTCAGGACGATGAGCCCTCGAGCGATCAACGACACGCTGAACGAGTACGAAGAATTCTCTTTCGCAGCCAAGCCTGAGCCGCGCCTGCAAAAGATCGTGTACGACGCTTGGGAACGCATCACGGGCGAAAGGCCAACGCGCAAACGCAAGACCGGAAGGCGGACAGCTGCGGCGTTAGAGGCGCGATACTGGGAGGTGCTGGTCAAGTACACGGTACTGTTTGAGCAGCTCACGGCAAATGAGCCCGGAACGCGCAAGGAGATCGTTGCGCTCGCCGACTTCCTCGAAAACACCCGCGACCGCTCCTATGAAATCGCGCCTTTTCCAATGTTCTCTGTGATCATCGATTCGCACATCGAGTGGGAGTTCGACCATAACGTTTTGCGTACAGCGGTTGCGCTGATCGAGCGGTACCCCGACCACGCAGACGTGCCAGAGGCGTTGCCCGCTGACCTTTCCTTTGCCGACCCGTTCGGAGGCGATCCCGTCATCTTTCGCAAGACTCCGCGTGGATTCTTGATCTACTCGAGGTATGTGAACGAGTCTGACGACGGCTTTCCACCGGAGCAGCCGGATCAGCTCGGAACGGAAGCCTCGATCTGGTACTCCCTCGACCGCCAGGAGTACGGGCTTATCGTCAGCTACGACCCGATTGTGCCGGTGCCGTGATAGAATCTACACGAAGATGAAGAAGAAGTGGAGGGTCTTGGCGATCATCGCGGGTGCAGTTGTGCTCGTCACGGTCGGCGCGGTGTTCTACGCCAACCGCGAGCACCCGGATTACGTGCGCGCTGCGAAGCTCCTGCCAGCCGCGCGGCAAGAAGCGGAGGCGATGTTCGGGCCGCTGACGTGGGACGAGTTTCGCGCCGAAAACGGGATCGACTTTCAGGACGACACTGCGGCGTGGGAAGAGGTTGTATCGAACATCCCGCAGGCCGTGAAGACACAGTACGAAACGCGCGGCCCGCTTCGAAATGAGCGCGCAGTTTTCCTAGCCGAACGAGAGTGGTTCTTCCAAGTCAGAAGCCAGGTTCAAGACCTTCGAATCATGCACGTCTTGGCCGAAGATGGGGAGTTCTGGGCGTACTCGTTCAACTCGTACACAGAGATCATCAAGGCGCTAGGAGTTGGTATCGACGGTGCGGCGGAAGTAGGCGATGCCGAGGCCGTGTTGGAGATCGGACGAGCTGCCAATTCGATCATCGCAGCTTTTAACGAGGAGCCGTCGTTCATCCACCATCTTGTGACGTTTGCGCTTCTTGTTATCATTGACCACGTGATCCTGAGCGCGGCAGTGCG
This DNA window, taken from Armatimonadota bacterium, encodes the following:
- a CDS encoding carbohydrate ABC transporter permease, giving the protein MKHAKTALSYTLMIALAVFLMAPFVWMVLVSLHESRTAIPTLDNLIPAKFHWENYTTVLIRSEIPVGRFFFNSMFVSTCVVLGQLLVCSLAAYAFARLRFKGRDAIFIAFLLSMMFAGPVTQIPVYLMLRNFGWLDTYLALIVPGVSSAFAIFLLRQFFIQIPIELDEAARLDGAGEFKIYWRLIMPMSKAALATAGVFTFIGVWTDFFWPLLATDSLHMRTLEVGLSIFKNSYGATNWPLQMTAAVIVMLPILVVFVVLQRYFVKGITMGSIK